A single window of Aspergillus flavus chromosome 4, complete sequence DNA harbors:
- a CDS encoding ASST-domain-containing protein, whose amino-acid sequence MSIYTYIYPFLLLLTQSQALKWHTLLYDIGLLGAHPVTKYESFDLASPEPNILKWDPRCEDKYVFLSPRGHFYPHPGPLIFDNKGDLVWMEDRFGMVMDFRVQRFRGEDYLTFWVGEDDGTRGLGVYYMLDSTYTLTHTITPLNNQRGDVHEFQLTPAGTALITIYEIIPYDLTPVNGPPSGWIYDCLFQEIDVETNTLLFQWRASDHYNITETYFPLNGKGGANSSKEAYDYFHINSVDKLDDGRYLVSSRYMHTVTCIGGDGEVLWVLGGKRNMFGDLSGGLATGFKWQHNARWVPGSFGSGGGNGDEGVDVITVFDNGANDHVMDEDHSRGLVIEVDANNWTATARHVYPAPGGFSAHSQGNMQVLEESGNVFVGWGKAAAYTEFSARGEVLCDTHWGPKMFFPLGWVKSYRTYKSDWVGRPVMPPDVAVDEGSKTVFVSWNGATDVAGWVLQRVGSSTEDEFETVDYLPKTGFETAIEMGEAGGYWRLVAVDFTGEELGYTEVFGVDHSESWSLSSALAEDDGLLHMLTAACAVGAVLAALWQTRKRISGAALSCITTGSTGLLI is encoded by the exons ATGTCAATATACACATACATCTACCCATTCCTCCTCCTATTAACCCAATCCCAAGCCCTAAAATGGCACACCCTCCTCTACGACATCGGCCTGCTGGGCGCGCACCCAGTCACAAAATACGAATCCTTCGACCTCGCCTCCCCAGAACCCAATATTCTAAAATGGGACCCCCGCTGCGAAGACAAATACGTCTTCCTCAGTCCACGGGGCCATTTCTACCCGCACCCGGGGCCATTGATCTTCGATAATAAGGGGGACTTGGTCTGGATGGAGGATCGGTTCGGGATGGTTATGGATTTCAGGGTTCAGAGGTTTCGGGGGGAGGATTATTTGACGTTTTGGGTTGGGGAGGATGATGGGACGAGGGGGTTGGGGGTGTATTATATG TTAGATTCAACCTACACCCTAACCCACACCATAACCCCCCTCAACAACCAAAGAGGCGACGTCCATGAATTCCAACTCACCCCCGCCGGCACAGCCCTAATCACCATCTACGAGATCATCCCCTACGACCTTACGCCAGTCAACGGTCCCCCAAGCGGGTGGATCTACGATTGTCTCTTCCAGGAAATCGACGTCGAAACCAACACACTCCTCTTCCAATGGCGAGCCAGTGACCATTACAATATCACTGAAACTTATTTCCCGTTAAACGGGAAGGGAGGTGCGAATTCGAGTAAGGAGGCTTATGACTATTTTCATATTAATAGTGTGGATAAGTTGGACGATGGACGGTATCTTGTTTCGTCGAGGTATATGCATACTGTTACCTGTATTGGGGGCGATGGGGAGGTGTTGTGGGTTCTtggggggaagaggaatatGTTTGGGGATTTGTCGGGGGGACTGGCGACGGGGTTTAAGTGGCAGCATAATGCGAGGTGGGTTCCTGGGTCTTTTGGGTCTGGAGGAGGGAATGGCGATGAGGGTGTGGATGTGATTACAGTGTTTGATAATGGGGCCAATGATCATGTCATGGATGAGGATCATAGTCGGGGCTTGGTGATTGAGGTAGATGCCAACAATTGGACCGCGACGGCCAGACACGTGTACCCTGCGCCTGGGGGATTCAGTGCGCATTCGCAGGGTAATATGCAGGTGTTGGAGGAATCGGGAAATGTGTTTGTCGGCTGGGGCAAGGCTGCGGCGTATACCGAGTTCAGTGCCCGTGGGGAGGTGCTCTGTGATACGCACTGGGGTCCAAAGAtgttctttcctttgggttgGGTCAAGTCGTATCGGACGTATAAGTCGGACTGGGTTGGGAGGCCTGTTATGCCGCCGGATGTAGCGGTTGATGAGGGTTCAAAGACGGTGTTTGTTAGTTGGAATGGCGCGACGGATGTTGCCGGGTGGGTTCTGCAGAGGGTCGGCAGCTCTACAGAGGACGAGTTTGAGACGGTGGATTATCTGCCCAAGACGGGGTTTGAGACGGCCATCGAGATGGGTGAGGCTGGTGGGTATTGGAGGTTGGTTGCGGTGGACTTCACCGGCGAGGAGTTGGGCTATACGGAGGTGTTTGGTGTGGACCATTCG GAGTCTTGGAGTCTCTCTTCGGCGTTGGCGGAAGATGATGGTCTGCTGCATATGCTTACCGCTGCTTGTGCGGTGGGAGCTGTACTGGCTGCTCTATGGCAGACCAGGAAGAGGATCTCAGGGGCTGCGTTATCTTGCATCACTACGGGCTCGACGGGTTTATTGATATGA
- a CDS encoding GPI anchored serine-threonine rich protein (unnamed protein product), with amino-acid sequence MRATLFTTILTGSLPLLAAAQTQATATAGTTTSTGSKCAAQNIVDDCKERMMGQLKACGVNEWKCLCEQQGNVVTCYNNCPGSAESGPEKQKQQVYCNAAKALPSSSTTIASSTASATEAKKTSSSTATSTSTSTGAAALPTAAFGAVEGGLMLGVVLGVLGL; translated from the exons ATGCGTGCCACACTCTTCACCACTATCCTGACAGGatccctccccctccttgCAGCGGCCCAGACCCAGGCCACTGCTACTGCCGGGACAACGACTTCGACCGGGTCGAAGTGCGCTGCTCAGAA CATCGTGGATGATTGTAAAGAACGAATGATGGGCCAATTGAAAGCTTGCGGAGTAAACGAGTGGAAGTGCCTGTGTGAGCAGCAGGGCAACGTTGTTAC ATGCTACAACAACTGCCCTGGTTCTGCGGAGAGCGGCCctgaaaagcaaaagcaacaAGTCTACTGCAATGCAGCAAAAGCTCTCCCCTCGTCGTCAACAACGATTGCCTCTTCGACGGCTTCGGCGACGGAAGCGAAGAAGACCAGTTCCTCTACTGCCACCTCGACTAGTACGTCTACTGGTGCTGCTGCTCTTCCTACGGCGGCATTCGGGGCTGTCGAGGGGGGCTTGATGCTGGGTGTTGTGCTGGGTGTTTTGGGGCTGTAA